From the Lactuca sativa cultivar Salinas chromosome 9, Lsat_Salinas_v11, whole genome shotgun sequence genome, the window CAGCAACATGAGCATTTTTTACCATTCAATAATGAAGATAAGTAGCAGGGAGAGAACACACCTTTCATCTTTAATGTTGATGTTGCTCTGCTTGCAGATATATACAAAAGCTCAAGAAGATTTAGCCTACAAGGAGATCCCAGTGGGAGTGATTCTAGATATGGGATcatcatattcatattcatattctggGGTTGGAAAGGCTGTTCATAGCTGCATCACCATGGCAGTGTCTGAGTTTTACATGGTCAATCCTCACTTCCAAACAAGGATAATTCTTCACCACAGGGATACCCATGGAGACCCACTGCATGCTCTCTCTGCTGGTAAGTCTTACCATTTAGATAACTATTTCAGATTTCATTTGGAACACATCATGTAACAAGATCAAAAGTAAATACCAAAAAGCATGTGAAGAGAAAGGTCTGTACTTGTCATACAAATTTGTCAATTCATGTCTTTCACAACATGCACATTAGATGTTTGCTTTGGATATTTTTAAttcatttgtttatgttttttgttTGGCCATCAGCTCTTGATCTTTTGGAGAAGCCAAAAGTGGAAGCAATCATAGGTTCAGAGTCAACAGCCGAAGCAAAGTTGCTGGCAGTATTGGGAGACAAAGCTAGAGTGCCCATTCTTTCACTTTCACCATGTCTATCTTGCAACAAGCATCCGTATTTCCTTCAAGTTGCACACGATGAAACCACTCAATTTAAAGGGATTGCTGCAATGGCTGAATCCTTTAGATGGAAGGAAGTTACTGTTATCTGTGAAGATAGTGAGAATGGGAGAGACATGACTACATTCATGACCAATACATTCCAAAAGAAGGGTATAATTGCAACACATTGGAGCCTAATTTCAACCTCTTCTAGCAATGAACTACTCCAGGAAGAAGTTCACAAGCTTTTGAGTATGCAAACAAAAATATTCATCATGCATGCATCCCCTTCTCTTGCATCCCGCATTTTGGTGAATGCAAAGTATCTTGGAATGATGGATGAAGGATATAAATGGGTTATCACCAGTAAGACTATGGACTTTCTGAATTTAATGGATGATGAAGTCATTGAGTCTATGCAAGGGGCAGTGGGCTTTAAATCATACGTTCCACAATTAAGGGATATCCACAAATTCACTTCTAGATGGAGAAAAGAATATGATCATGCTAAGAACCATGTGATGGTGAAGCTCAAGGAGATTAATACTTATGATATTTGGGCGTATGATGCAGTTTCAGCTCTAGCAATGGCTGTTGAGAGGATACAAGCTGATGAACTGAAGATTAAAGAAGATTTGGAGACGAGTGGCTTGACTGAAAAGGGTAGGACACTTCTGAATCAGATGTTAAGCAATAGGAAGATGAATGGTGCACAAGTCATGGAAATTATAAATGTGATAGATAAAGGAGAAAAGAGGGTTGGGTTTTGGAGAAGGGATGCTGGTTTCACCAAAAAGATTGGTGAGCTCAAGTCATTTGCTGATGAGGGGCTGGAGGCCATCATCTGGCCAAGAGGTGTCAGTGTCACAACTAATTCAATGCATAATAGGAGGAGGATGCTACTACTACAAGTGAATAAGGAAATCCTGAGAATCGGCGTTCCACCAAAATTCAAACCAAATGGAGTTTTTCAAGTGAAGCATGATCCTGAAACTAATTCAACAGTCGTTTCAGGGTTTTGTGTTCCAAACTGCCTTCACTGCATTAGATCTCA encodes:
- the LOC111885554 gene encoding LOW QUALITY PROTEIN: glutamate receptor 1.4 (The sequence of the model RefSeq protein was modified relative to this genomic sequence to represent the inferred CDS: deleted 1 base in 1 codon) — protein: MKISSRERTHLSSLMLMLLCLQIYTKAQEDLAYKEIPVGVILDMGSSYSYSYSGVGKAVHSCITMAVSEFYMVNPHFQTRIILHHRDTHGDPLHALSAALDLLEKPKVEAIIGSESTAEAKLLAVLGDKARVPILSLSPCLSCNKHPYFLQVAHDETTQFKGIAAMAESFRWKEVTVICEDSENGRDMTTFMTNTFQKKGIIATHWSLISTSSSNELLQEEVHKLLSMQTKIFIMHASPSLASRILVNAKYLGMMDEGYKWVITSKTMDFLNLMDDEVIESMQGAVGFKSYVPQLRDIHKFTSRWRKEYDHAKNHVMVKLKEINTYDIWAYDAVSALAMAVERIQADELKIKEDLETSGLTEKGRTLLNQMLSNRKMNGAQVMEIINVIDKGEKRVGFWRRDAGFTKKIGELKSFADEGLEAIIWPRGVSVTTNSMHNRRRMLLLQVNKEILRIGVPPKFKPNGVFQVKHVLKLIQQSFQGFVFQTAFTALDLNVSLQFIPFMDAYRNYNNLLHRVYTGEFDAAVGDITITANRSRYVDFTLPFTDLGIGLLSRNTDPSMWIFMKPLSSDLWLVSACFFILLGFVIWILEHRSNEEFQGSPSEQIGTTLWFAFSTLVYAHRQKLKSNLSRFVVTVWLFVVLVLASSYTATLSSLLTIEQIRLASNRDIIVSNLIGNKDRFLLPFSTSEDYADALSHGSKNGGVDAILDEIPYLKEFLVQYPSGYSMAVYEMITNGFGFVSVFPTLTLPFIYSPLVPELSREISRLREDGTLKMLDNKWFKSNSQSMDSEPVLKILNLKECRGLFLISGVSMTLALFIFLLYFIHDKLYFTYTMLFGGKLAFIMRILNPKTGGRN